One Ilumatobacter coccineus YM16-304 genomic window, CCGGCGATGCCGAGGTCGACACGATCGCGGCCGAGATGCCGAAGGGCAGCGTGCTGGTGTGGCACGGCAGCACCTGGCACGGCGGTGGCGCGAACGTGACCGACGACGAGGTGCGCGTCGGCGTGGCCATGAACTACTGCGCCGGGTTCATCCGCCAGCAGGAGAACCAGCAGCTCGGCATTCCGCCCGAGGTGATGACGACGTTCAGTCCGCAACTGCGCCAGCTGTGCGGGCTCGGCATGTACCGCGGGCTCACCGGCAACATCGAGAAGAAGAGCCCCGCCGAACTGCTCTACGGCGACCCTGCCGAAGTGCAGCTGTGGGACGCCGAGCCGATCGATCCGGCCACGTCCCCGCCGGCCTGAGTCGTGGCCGAGGTGACATGTGCCCGGTTCGGGTGGTGCCACTGAACTCGCAGCCAGGCGGCCGGATACGGTCGAGTCGACACCCCGAACCGTTTCGTGGCACGACGAAGCGAGCTCGGACCTCAGCAGACATCCACCTCAGTAAAGGACGCACATGAACCCGAGCATCATCGGCTGGTCGCACCTCCCGTTCGGCCGCCTCGACGACACCCTCGAAGAGATGATCATCAAGGTGTCGCGCGGCGCCATCGCCGATGCCGGCATCTCGGCCGGCGACGTCGACGCGACCTGGCTCGGTCACTTCAACAGCGGGCTCGTGTCCGACGGCTTCCCGGCGTCGCTCACCATCCAGGCCGATGAGGGACTGCGCTGGAAGCCGGTCACACGCGTCGAGAACGCCTGCGCCTCCGGGTCGGCCGCCATCTACAACGCGATCAACGCGATCAAGGCCGGTGAGGCCGACATCGCGCTCGTCGTCGGCGCCGAGAAGATGACGAACAACAGCACCAAGGACGTCACGACCGCCCTCGGTGGAGCGTCGTACCAGAAGGAAGAAGCCGGCGTCTCGTTCCCGCAGATCTTCGCTCGGTTCGCGCAGGCCTACTTCGACGAGTTCGGTGACCACTCCTCCACGCTCGCCGCGATCGCCGCCAAGAACCACGCCAACGGTGCGAAGAACCCGCTCGCACACATGCAGAAGGAAGTCAGCTTCGACTTCTGCAACACGGTCTCGGAGAAGAACCCGATGGTCGCCGAACCGCTCCGCGTCACCGACTGCTCGCTCATCTCCGACGGCGCCGCGGCGATCGTCATCGCCTCCGACGACGTGGCCAAGGCCCACGACCGTGCGGTTCGCTTCCGTTCGACGGCGCACGTGCAGGACGTGCTCCCCCTGTCGCGTCGCAAGCTCACCGACTTCGAAGGCCCGGCACGAGCGTTTGCTGCCGCGTTCGAC contains:
- a CDS encoding acetyl-CoA acetyltransferase, whose amino-acid sequence is MNPSIIGWSHLPFGRLDDTLEEMIIKVSRGAIADAGISAGDVDATWLGHFNSGLVSDGFPASLTIQADEGLRWKPVTRVENACASGSAAIYNAINAIKAGEADIALVVGAEKMTNNSTKDVTTALGGASYQKEEAGVSFPQIFARFAQAYFDEFGDHSSTLAAIAAKNHANGAKNPLAHMQKEVSFDFCNTVSEKNPMVAEPLRVTDCSLISDGAAAIVIASDDVAKAHDRAVRFRSTAHVQDVLPLSRRKLTDFEGPARAFAAAFDQAGISVNDLDFAEIHDCFTIAELLVYEAMGLAPKGAGKSAIDDGIVLPDGSLPVNLSGGLKAKGHPVGATGVSMHVMSAMQLVGEAGDLQKADADLGCVFNMGGSGVANYCSVLERRN